From Palaemon carinicauda isolate YSFRI2023 chromosome 29, ASM3689809v2, whole genome shotgun sequence, one genomic window encodes:
- the LOC137622487 gene encoding protein FAM98B-like: protein MEEEEEEEREEEEEEIIEEREDGGGRGRGDEGGGGLGVGGRRGRGYGGVVGRGNGGRKGRKDGGRRARGDAGMVRRGDGGGRGRGGEGERGRKDGRRRGRRDGGGGGDELEEDELEEMEVL from the exons atggaggaggaagaggaagaggagagggaggaggaagaggaagagattatagagga aagagaagatggaggaggaagaggtagAGGAGATGAAGGAGGTGGAGGACtaggagttggaggaagacgaggGAGAGGATATGGAGGTGTTGTAGGAAGAGgaaatggaggaagaaaaggaagaaaagatggaggaAGACGAGCCAGAGGAGATGCAGGTATGGTaagaagaggagatggaggaggaagagggagaggaggtgaaggagaaagaggaagaaaagatgGAAGAAGAAGGGGTagaagagatggaggaggaggaggagatgagttAGAGGAAGATGAGCTAGAGGAGATGGAGGTGTTGTAG
- the LOC137622488 gene encoding uncharacterized protein, producing the protein MKEEEEEKMEEEEEEKMEEEEEVEEEEEEELEKDEQEEIIAQLSDEYVLTHKVGTENVRGNFPVVMGNWEKEMEEEGEEEMEEAELEVMEVWHKEDMEEEEEQKMEEEEEEKMEEEEEQKMEKEEE; encoded by the exons atgaaggaggaagaggaagaaaagatggaggaggaagaggaagaaaagatggaggaggaagaggaggtggaggaggaagaggaagaggagttggaaaAAGACGAGCAGGAGGAGAT aattgctcagttgagtgatgaatatgtATTGACCCACAaagttggtactgagaacgtcaggggtaatttccctgtggtcatgggtaactgggaga aggagatggaggaggaaggggaagaggagatggaggaagCCGAGCTAGAGGTGATGGAGGTGTGGCATAAAGAGgatatggaggaggaagaggaacagaagatggaagaggaagaggaagagaagatggaggaggaagaggaacagaaGATGGAGAAGGAAGAGGAATAG